From Hypanus sabinus isolate sHypSab1 chromosome 21, sHypSab1.hap1, whole genome shotgun sequence:
cAGACTTTCTTGAGtttacataaagtaatattaccacaaataaaataacaatagacaataggtgcagaagtagaccattcggcccttcgagcctgcaccaccattctgagatcatggctgatcatctactatcaatacccggttcctgccttgtccccgtgtcccttgattcccctatccataagatacttatcaaataataacaaataataaaGTTCGAAAGTAAACAACATTACACGACTGGCGCTTCAGACAtggtgagacctgggtggtggcagggagttcggtagcctcacagcctgggggaggaaactgtttcccatcctgacagcCTAGTGACCGGATTACATGAATGCATCTTGCATTATAAAGTTGAGAAAATAAACAAAGATAGTCATTGACTAACGAAAGCTGCAGAATAAATTGAAATTTCATTGCTGCATTTTTTCGGGCAGCTCTGCCAGCTATACTGAAACCATTGCATTCATTTCCTGCCCCGGAGGGAACTCACTGCTTCCTCATTAATAATCTTGCTGCCACACACTTTACCAGTCACTCTTAACTCTTCAACTTCAAGTCTGTTGCAATTTGTACAATTCTCCTTCACGTGGTAAGTTCCCGAAAGTAGAGGCTACAGAAATAAGTGATAACTTCCTGGAGGAGGTTCTCTGTCACATTTGTTGTAACCTCAGAAACATCTCTCACAACTATTGCTCAAGACTTCCTCAGCTGGAAGTCAGTAGCTCAGTTGGAAGACCGTCAGCTTTTTCAGATTAAAGTTCAGAGACAGTCTGAAATCCCATTGCTCATGTAACCACTGTATTGAGGAAATATTGCATTATTGAGGAAACCTTGTTTTAGCTGAGGCGTTAAATCAGGAACCTCAACAACCTTCGCAAGTGGATGCAATGAAACACTGTCTCTCCATTTatagatttcaaagttcaaaatacatttattatctatctacacacacacacacacacacacacacacacacacacacacacacacacacacacacacacacacacacacacacacacacacacacacacacacacacacacacacacacacacacacacacacacacacaccccagatCTTCATCTTCCAGGCAAtcacagaaaatacaaagaaaccAATGacaaaacacacatacacacaagctggacagacaaccaatgtgcacaaaacaacaaactgcagtaaaaaaatcaaaaaaacaaaaaggaataaataccaagaacatgagatgaagagtcattgaaagtgagtccatagtttgtgggaacatttcagaaatggaccaagtgaagctgagtgaagttatcccctagttcaagagcctgatggttgaggggtgacaactgtttctgaacctggtggtgtgagtcctgaggatcctgtaccttcctcctgatgacaACATCAAGAAGGTGGTTGCTGGTCTCCTgaacagcgctccatgtagatgtgctcaatggtgagcaGGGCTTTATTAtgacagactgggctgtatccatcactttttgtaggattttccattcctggattggtgtttccacaccaagtCATGGTGCGGCCATTTGGTACACTCTTCAGGATGCATCTAgagaagttcgtcaaagttttagacgaCTTGCCTAATCATCACAGACTTCTAAGAaattagaggtgctgctgtgcattacatgctggacccagacaGACCTGATATGgagagaggagatttccaagcTGGAGACATGGGAGACTGCAGATGGTGAaacctggagctggagctggactggaGATGGTGAACAGAGGATTTCAGAGTGTTAAGCAGCGTCTGTGGGGCAGTGTGGGGTCAGGAATTGTTGGAGTTTCAGGTCAGTCTTGTTCTCTCTAGCTGTTCTGGCAGTGATTCATTCCTCAGCCAACTCTCTAACAGCTTTTTTGGTCATTGCTGTGTTTGGATCTTACAGCGTGTAATCTGCTGTGCTGTCTTATACAGTGTAGAGTGAGTGTGTTCCCGATATATTATGTTGTAGAGATTGCTCATTTGGGAAGCCATAAGGCCCAGCTCCACATGCACTCTCTGCTGTGTCTGCTAAGCTGAAAGGGCAGGACATTCTCCTCTACCTCAGAGGATTGAGGATTCCTACCAAATCCTCCACTACCTCTTTCTTATACAATATTGCCTAACAGGGAGTCTCTCAAGAGATCAAAATACAAAGGTAGAAACATGAGATCTCCACAACTTACAATCTCCCAACAAAgttactcagtgccctgacttgTAAATACCTCTCAACTTTGTCATCACCTctggctccatcatgggcactggcatccccaacatcgaggacattttcaaaaggtgatgcctcaaaaaggcagcatccatcatcaagcatcccattacccaggacatgctctcttctcattgctaccatcagggaggaagtacaggagtctgaagacacaaactcaacgttTTGTGTCCTTATTATGGAATAAAATGATTATCCGCAAGTCCAACAAAAAATTGAAATTTCAATTACAACAGTGGGTATTTGCTAAAATATAGTTAGTGAAGATCCTGAAACTTGGGTGTCATTGCTGCTGTGTTCCATGCCTTTGAGTCAGGATCaggatcaagattcaagattgattCATGTCATTTCCCGTACACATAAATATATAAGTTAGctaatatacatagattgattgtccataaagtgacactaggcacaggagtatctgtaaCCTAAGGTGACTCTGACATGAAATGGTAAAGTAGTGCTGGTTGGTGGTGTGAAGGGGTTCATCAAATCATACTTTAAGTTGTTTCAagtttcaagattcaggattgtttaatgtcctttccagtacacaggtgataaggagaacaaaataattgttactccagatccaatgcagcacacaaaaaaaaacacaatgaaaaaaagaacacaataataaaaaaagaatgaatataaatacataagatagcacAATCCACATAACTATTTACTATTTATTTTGGAGCTGCAGCAtggtaacaagcccttctggcccaaagagTTGATGCCACCCAGTTATACTCGTGTGACCAATGACCCGACTAACTGATGTAATAGGTAACACCGTCGGTGATCGAGATccagttcccaccactgcctgtaaggagtttacgtgttctgcctgtgactgtgtgtgtttcctctgggcaGTTTGTTTCTCCacaaattccaaagacatacaggttagggtcagTAGGCCGTGGGCATGTTATCACGATGCCAGAAACATGGTGGCAATTGCAGGCTGCCCAAAGAACATCGCAAATGATGACACAAATTACtaattttactgtatgttttgatgtacatgtgacaaataaagctaatctctaagTATATAAGATTAGACCTTAAAGGTGTAGggacagaattatgccatttggcccatcgattccTCTCCGccataccatcatggctgatttattacccctctcaaccccattttcccgccttctctccataatctttgatacctttactaatgaagaacctgtcaacctccaccttaaacacccccaatgacttggcctgcacagctgcctatagcaatgaattccatagattcaccaacgtatggcaaaagaaattcctcccccaTTTCTGATCTAAAGGCACGTTCCTCTATTCTAACATATCAGGCACATTGGGGCTGCTTTCCACTCTTCCACTCATTGTCAATGTAGCTCAGCCAAATGGGAGGTCCTGTAGCTGACCGCCCAGGAGAGGCAAGTCATCAACTGAGATCAGGACTTCAAGGGTGGAGGCACCACATTAAGGATGGGAACGGGGTGTTCTGATAAGCAttcaccaagatgtaacactgagcgtcataggaagtcattcctacctgtggccatcaaactttacaacctccctaggagtgtcagataccctgagccaataggctggtcctggacttatttccacttggtatgattaactcattattatttaatcatttatggttttatattgctgtatttcttcactattcttggttggtgcggctataacgaaacccaatttccctcgggatcaataaagtatgtctgtctgtctgtctgtctgtctgtctgggatAAGGGTTGATCTTGAGGTTGTGGATGGGAATAGTGTGTTCATGGCACATGGAAGGAGGGCAAGGTTCTGGGCCTGAGGAAGAGCCACCATAAAAGGCACGTTATGTCATTTAACCAGGAGTTTCATAGCACCAGGGGGCTGTGAAGGTAGATCCTCTTTAATCAATGCTTTAGCAAGCTCACATATGAAACACcctttgcatcaccatctgatatgcaGGGGTGGGATAGcagctactgcacaagattgaaataagttgtaaaatcattcagctccatcatgggtactagcctatgTAGTTTCCAATACATCTTCAACCAGCAGTGCCCTAGGGAGGctgtccatcattgaggacccccaccacccaggaaataaacttttctcattgttaccactgggaaggatgtacagaagcctgaagacacacactcagtgattcaggaacagctccttcccctctgccatccaatctctaaatggactttgaatccttgaacaccatctcactacttttttatttctagttTTTAGCACTGCTTATTTTAACTTATGTATTtaataatatatatatacttaatgtaacagTTTTACTTATCAAGTATTTTATGCACTGCTGACataaagttatcaaatttcatgacatatgctggcaatattaaacctgattctgatgctgaaacCAGACTTGGGATATTGTGTTCACTCctgattgcctcattataggaagggtgtagaagtgtTAGAGCGAAtgtagaggaggtttaccagagcTAGGCtagacagcatgtcttatgaagattgGTTGAGTAGGCTAGGGCTTTTTCTCTTcaaagcacaggagaatgagaggtgacttgatggaggtgtacaagatgataagaggcataaattaAATGGATAGCCAGACTCTTTTCCCAAGGTAAAAATGGCTAAATATgagggacataattttaaagtaattggaggaaagtatgggggcaTGTCATAGTTatgtttttaacacagagattggtgagtgtgagacacactgccagggatggtggtggaggcagatacattagggacatttaagaaactcttaggtgaTCACATGGATGACAGgacaatggagggttatgtgggaaggGAGATTacattgatcttagagcaggttaaaaggtcaacataACATCATGAGCTGAAGCTCCTGAAGTTCTATCAATGGTGCATTTCACATGTGGGACACTCATGTCAACCTAAGGTAGGCCATGGGATAGAACTGATCCTTTCTGGGCTCCTCCAAATGTCAAAATGTCGGACAAGTGAGGAGCTGGAGAGATCACAGACCATGTGAAACTTTAACAAATCTCCAACTGCCATTACAGAGTGCTTCAATTTACCACTGAGGCTACGTGGTGTAAAAGAAATATGCTTACAGACTAATTTCTGGGCAAGATCTTGAGGAAATTTCCACTGCTTACCTTAATGACTGGCTTTGCCTGGATGGAGGATCTGTAAGAGATAGATAGCATCTCAGCAATTGCTTTGGTATGTTGGTGTGAATTAGTTACTTAGAGATGCAGTGTAAAACAGGTtctgcaccgcccagcaacccgcAACCCAGCAACCCAATAAactgcaccgcccagcaacccgcctatttaaccctaatctaatcacaagacaatttacaatgaccaattaacctacaaactgggaggaaacacacatggttcCCAGGGAGAATGTTTACACGGcttacagatggcactggaatCGAACtgtgaactccagaatgccctgagctgcagcagtgtcatgctaaccactatgtgaTTAAAACATTAGACctgagactataagatataggaacaggctTAGGCCACTtgactcatcaagtctgctccaccattcaatcacgtcTGATGTTTCTTCCAAGCCCATTGTCCCGTCTTTTCTCTGTAAACCTTAACCCTCTTACCTACAACAGCCCATCAATGTCTGCCTGAAATATATCACATAACATGACCTCTGCAACATTCTGTGACAAAAGTTCCACTCATACACCTCACTCTGGCTGACAAAATtcatcttcatctctgttttaaagggatgtccctttattctgaggctgtgccctccggtcctgaACTCCCTCACTAATGGAAATATCTTATCCACATTCAATCTATGCAGATCTTTCCATATTCTGCctattgtgtctgtgcacaactacatatatattaaataaaggcATGCAcgcgggagatggctttaactggtgtattcacattgcagagagagagagagaacaatgtgcatgtgtagagaacataagaccatgagatctaagacacaggagtagaattagctATTCAGACCATTGAAtccacttcaccatttcatcatggctggtcccagTCAACCTCATGCATCTGCCCTGTCACTATATCCCTCGATacccgaccaatcaggaatccatcaacttccacttcaaatatacccacagacttgaccgccactgcagtctgtagcggagcattccacagattcaccactctctggctaaaacacattcctccttacttctgccCTGAAAGGTCACCctcccttcaattttgaggctgtgccctctagttctggataccccccagaggaaacatcctctctctaTCAAccttctagtcctttcaacatttggtaggttttaatgagatccccccagcattcttctaaattcctgtgagtacaggacAAAAACAGTCAGtcactcctcacatgttaaccccttcatatctggaatcatcctcgtgaacctcctctggactcttgaCCCTGACGTTGGGTGCTGCTTGTGTGGAATTTGTATATTCCCCAGCACCTCCCACATCCCAGCAATGTGGAATTGCTCCCAGTGCTGTGGGGAGGTAGTGGAAGGAGGAGTTGATAGGAATGTGAGAATAACATGGgattttaatttttcatttttatttagagatatatcaCGGTAATAGGCCCTTCTTGCTCAACAAGTCCACACCACCCAGTTGCAACCATGAGACCAATGAGCCTactaacctgcatgtctttggaaggtgggaggaaactgggacacccggacagggaaaacatacaaactccttacggttAACAGCATGGACTGAACCCTGGTGCTGGGACAGTAAAGCACTactctacactaccatgccgtCCATAGTCGATTTGAAATTTTGATTTTATCAGTTTGAAATTTTGGGCTCAAGAGTGAGGGGAACACAAGTGgaaatttttttttccccttcagaGGGTGGGGAAGCCGCAAAACTCACTGACTTACCCCTAAGGCCCTCTCTGAGTAAGGTAACAATGTGAACCATTCTTCTGGTAGTTCACCCAAGGTAAACAAAAGATTAATGCCAGATTGTTCAGGAAGAAATGGGATTGGACAGGTCGATAAAtcgaaaaggtttagagggatatgggccaaatgcagacagAAATGACTAGCTTAGATGTGAAtggccagtttccatgctgtTTGACTCAATGATTGGTGTAAATGGGGGGTTGTTGAGGACTCGCTAGACAAAGGGACCTTTATCTGTGATATATTGGTCTCTGAACACGGAACGAGGAGCACTGACTCAAAGCACGGTTATACTCTTGTGATTGAACAATATTAATTTGGCCGAAACTTTCAACCTGTGGGCAAATCAATTGACTAAAACCCATGCAAATTTAGGTTCAAACTCGGACAACGGGTGTTAATAAGAAtcctaacacacacagaatgctgcaggaactcaggaggccaggcagcatccacggaaaggaATTCTGGGTTCCtatgtctgcagaatctctggtgattATCCACAAATAATAAAACGCTGTCACCTCGGTGGGAGTGCAGTTTTACACAACTTGTAATGTTAAATATTAATCTTCAATGAATGTGAGTTTTATAAAATGGAGGCACATTATTTATTGATAAATATGTAGAACTATACTGATGTCTCTCAGTTTTACTTTCTTCTGAGTGAGATGAGATGGGAgaatattcagaactgtttttcTTAGTTCACCAAATTAAACCTGTTGAAAGGAGCCTGAACAGGTTGAATTTAAATGATCTGAAATATGTGCTGATTTGCACAAGACATTGGAGCCCATCGAGTTTGCCTTGCCATTCCAtcgtgtctgatttattatccctctcagccccgttctcctgccttctccccataacctttgacaccctgacttatcaagaatctttcaacctctgctttaaatatatccaatgacttggcctccacagccatctgtggcaatgaattccacacgttcactgtcctctggctaaagaaatactttctcatctctgttctaaagggatgtccttctattcctggactcccccacataaggaaacatcctctccctatccactctatctaggcctctcaatatttgatacatttcaatgagatccaccttcactcttctgaactccagtgagcacagcccAGAGCGATCAAAccacctcatacattaaccctttcagtcccagaatcatttttgtgaacctcctttggaccctctccaatgccagtacatcttttattagataaagggcccaaaactgctcaccacaCTCCCAGAGCAGACTGGCCAATGCACTGATCTACAAGAGTAGATTTGTTTGAATCGATCTGTTTCTGCATGTGTTCATTTTTAAATAGCTGTCAGGATGTTCCCTGATTGCTTGGCTCACACATTCGTGGCTTTGATTTTCAAATGGAGATTCAGGATATTGGGCGTAGTGGTTATATGACACTATTACATCTCATGAAGTTATCGAGTTTGGAGTTTAATTTCagcactgcttgtaaggagtttgtatgctctccctgtgaacCTCTGGtaggctccagtttccttccacagatgtagtgttagtaggttaatttgtcattgtaaattgtcctgcgataagtcaggggttaaataggtgggatgCTGGTTCAGCGGACTGAAAGGGCCTGCGCTGTGCAGTATCGCTAAATTAAATAATAGATATTGCTGTTGTGGTGAGAGACAGAGGGACACAGGGAGTGACAGTTctgagggtggggggagagatttACTCCTCCCTCTGTAGGACAGAGGGACACAGGGAGTGACAGTTCTGAGGGTGAGGGGAGAGACTTACTCCTCCCTCTGTAGGACAGAGGGACACAGGGAGTGACAGTTCTGAGGGTGGGGGGAAAGATTTACTCCTCCCTCTGTAGGACAGAGGGACACAGGGAGTGACAGTTctgagggtggggggagagatttACTCCTCCCTCTGTAGGACAGAGGGACACAGGGAGTGACAGTTCTGAGGGTGAGGGGAGAGACTTACTCCTCCCTCTGTAGGACAGAGGGACACAGGGAGTGACAGTTCCAGGGTGAGGGAAGAGACTTACTTCTCCCTCCATGGGATGGAGGGACACAGCGAGTAACAGTTTGAGGGTAAGGAATAAAACAACATACACGCTCCCATTGCTGGAAAAAGCCCCAAAAACTGATGTTTACAAGTGTCTGAATTAATTTATTCTGTCGCGTGTCTTTAATTATTTGCAATCTTACCTGATAACTCATTTTCATAGATGTGTTTTTTAATCATGTAAATCTTAACCAAGACAAATGAGACAACTAGAAATATTCCTATTCCAGCTCCCATCAAGGCATACTTCATTTCTAGAAAAGAGCAGAGAGATGATGAATGATGAGGGGGTGCCGATTCTCCAATCACACTGACATGTTTGACCTCACAATTCAGCACTTTGTCACAACAAAACACTTGCAGCTATCTGCAACTGCATAACCAGGATACTTCTCAACAAGGAGAAAGCTTGTGATTGTGGCCACTTcattctgtacctcctgtacctaataaagtggccactgagtggtcTCTGTAGACCACCCACTTCAAACTTTAATGTGCTCTACGTTCAGAGGTGCTCtcctgcataccactgttgtgaTGTGTGCTTATACGCTCTTTGCTTGCTGCCGCCAGCAGGcagaaggcacaagagcctcaggactcgcagcacccgtttcaggaacagttactacccttgaaccatcaggctcttcaccATCCACTGAGATggtcctacaaccaatgatctcactttaagcacTCGTTATCTCATtacctcatgttctcattatttatttatgtttgcattttcacagtttcatgtcttctgcactccggctaatctttcattgatcctggttttagttactgttctatagatttgctgggtatgcctgcaggaaaatgaatcttggttctatgtggtgacatatatgtacatatataatagaacattacagtacagaagcagcctatccagtccatgctgaattaattttctgcctagtcccatctcccTGCACCTGATACCCTCCATACCCCCCCttgcatgtacttatccaaacttctctttaatgttgaaattaaatCCGCATCAACCACtagtactggcagctcattccacacacaccaccctctgtgtgaagatcttcctccctcatgttccccttaaatatttcacaccTTTCCCTctgaacctatgacctctagttctaatctcatacaacctcagtggaaaaagcctgcttgcatttaccttattattcccatcataattttgtatacctctattaaatctctcctcattctgctgcgctccaaagaataaagtccgaACTCTATTCGGCCTTTTCCAATACTTAagtcctcaagtcctgacaacatccttgtcaaacttctctgcactctttcagtcttattgatatcCAGTATATTTCCCTTTCCTtccactcctgaagaagggtctcaacccaaaatgtcaacagttcatttccatggatggtgcttgacccactgagttcctccagcatgttgtatgtattgtttattgataactttctggtaggttggtgaccagaactgcacacaacgctccaaattaggtctcaccaaagtctttaacaacttcaatataacatcccaactcctgtgctcaatattgtgatttatgaaggccagtgtgccaaaggcATTCTTAAtgacactatctacctgtgacgcacTTTCAAAGAACTTTGAATCTGTGTTCGCAaatctctctgttctaccacattcctcagtggcCTATTACTGAGGTAAAGTGGAATTTCTTCTGCCGTCC
This genomic window contains:
- the LOC132379153 gene encoding uncharacterized protein LOC132379153 isoform X1; translation: MAMILAFSWFRILPIFILSFHYFTTKASANGTSKDGDEIEMKYALMGAGIGIFLVVSFVLVKIYMIKKHIYENELSDPPSRQSQSLREERHRIA
- the LOC132379153 gene encoding transmembrane protein 273-like isoform X2, which codes for MDHKRDYFTTKASANGTSKDGDEIEMKYALMGAGIGIFLVVSFVLVKIYMIKKHIYENELSDPPSRQSQSLREERHRIA